Proteins encoded together in one Benincasa hispida cultivar B227 chromosome 1, ASM972705v1, whole genome shotgun sequence window:
- the LOC120078619 gene encoding histone-lysine N-methyltransferase family member SUVH9: MDSPIPFQDLNLLPDPSTAVMAATTSPKTATTINSSLNKFVETGKLLTPKLEPKLEPFDDLFETRETQQPQQVQQPFLSSPSSNLFSNSDFAQTPFSDQNHTPLSQSTSISSDKDNVYSEFYRISQLFRSAFGKGLQSYGDVEVVDPDAQAIIPVPEENQISTMVVSKRRYDKRSSELVRVTDLGVEDQRYFRDVVRRTRMIFDSLRVLSTAEEEKNPGLIRRLRGDLRASSLMRERGLWLNRDKRIVGSIPGVHIGDLFFFRMELCVVGLHGQAQAGIDYVPASQSSNGEPIATSIIVSGGYEDDEDAGDMIIYTGHGGQDKFSKQCMHQKLEGGNLALERSMHYGIEVRVIRGMKYAGSVASKIYVYDGLYRILDCWFDVGKSGFGVYKYKLLRIDGQAEMGSSVLKFAENLRTRPLSLRPSGYLSLDISLKKEAVPVLLFNDIDNDQEPLYYEYLVRTVFPPFAFHQSGSGTGCSCVSGCVNDCFCSMKNGGEFGYDQNGFLVRGKPIIFECGPFCQCPPQCRNRVSQKGLRHRLEVFRSRETGWGVRSLDLIHAGAFICEYAGVVLTREQAQVLSMNGDTLIYPNRFSDRWAEWGDLSQIYSNYVRPSYPSVPPLDFAMDVSRMRNVACYISHSTSPNVLVQFVLYDHNNLMFPHLMLFAMENIPPLRELSIDYGVADEWSGKLAICN, translated from the coding sequence ATGGATTCTCCTATCCCCTTCCAAGACCTTAATCTTCTTCCCGACCCATCCACTGCTGTAATGGCGGCCACAACTTCCCCCAAAACAGCCACCACAATCAACTCATCTCTCAACAAATTTGTTGAGACCGGAAAGTTGCTGACCCCCAAACTTGAACCTAAGCTCGAGCCCTTCGACGATCTTTTCGAGACTCGGGAGACTCAACAACCCCAACAAGTTCAGCAACCCTTCTTGTCGAGCCCTTCCTCTAACCTCTTCTCTAACTCTGACTTCGCTCAGACCCCTTTTTCAGACCAAAATCATACCCCGCTTTCTCAGTCTACATCCATTTCCTCTGATAAAGACAATGTTTACTCCGAATTTTACCGCATTTCTCAGCTGTTTAGGTCTGCTTTTGGTAAAGGACTTCAGAGCTATGGCGATGTTGAAGTTGTGGATCCTGATGCTCAAGCAATTATCCCTGTTCCGGAGGAGAATCAGATTTCTACTATGGTCGTCTCTAAGAGGAGGTATGATAAAAGGTCTTCTGAACTCGTTAGAGTCACTGATCTTGGGGTTGAGGACCAGAGGTACTTCCGAGATGTGGTGAGACGGACCAGGATGATTTTCGATTCGCTGCGTGTGTTATCAACGGCGGAGGAGGAGAAGAATCCCGGACTAATCCGGCGACTTAGGGGTGATTTGAGGGCTTCGTCCTTGATGAGAGAGCGCGGTCTGTGGCTGAATCGCGACAAACGGATCGTTGGTTCCATACCAGGGGTGCACATTGGCGATCTATTCTTCTTTAGGATGGAATTGTGTGTTGTGGGGTTGCATGGTCAGGCTCAAGCTGGAATTGACTATGTTCCTGCGAGTCAAAGCTCCAATGGCGAGCCAATTGCCACTAGTATAATTGTTTCTGGTGGATATGAGGACGATGAGGATGCGGGGGACATGATAATCTACACGGGTCATGGTGGGCAagacaaattttcaaaacaatgtATGCACCAGAAACTTGAAGGTGGGAATCTTGCACTGGAGAGAAGTATGCACTACGGGATTGAAGTGAGGGTTATTCGAGGTATGAAGTACGCGGGCAGTGTAGCAAGTAAGATTTATGTATACGATGGTCTGTATAGAATTCTTGATTGTTGGTTTGATGTGGGGAAATCGGGTTTTGGTGTCTACAAGTATAAGCTGTTAAGAATTGATGGTCAAGCGGAAATGGGTAGCTCCGTTTTGAAGTTTGCGGAGAACCTCAGGACTAGACCATTATCTTTGAGGCCTTCTGGTTATCTCAGTCTTGACATTTCACTGAAGAAGGAGGCAGTTCCAGTTCTCCTGTTCAATGATATTGATAATGATCAAGAACCATTGTATTATGAGTATCTTGTTAGGACCGTGTTTCCACCTTTCGCCTTTCACCAATCAGGAAGCGGTACTGGGTGTAGTTGCGTTTCAGGTTGCGTTAATGATTGCTTTTGTTCTATGAAAAATGGCGGGGAGTTTGGTTATGATCAAAATGGATTTCTAGTTAGAGGAAAGCCTATAATTTTTGAATGCGGACCATTCTGTCAGTGCCCTCCTCAATGTCGGAATCGTGTTTCACAGAAGGGCTTGAGGCACAGACTTGAAGTGTTTAGGTCCAGGGAAACAGGTTGGGGAGTTAGATCTTTGGACTTAATACACGCTGGTGCTTTTATATGTGAATATGCAGGAGTTGTGCTCACGAGGGAACAAGCTCAAGTTCTTTCTATGAATGGCGATACATTAATATATCCAAATCGTTTTTCAGATAGATGGGCAGAATGGGGTGATCTATCTCAAATATATTCTAATTATGTGCGGCCATCTTACCCCTCTGTTCCTCCTCTCGATTTTGCGATGGATGTATCCAGAATGAGGAATGTTGCTTGTTATATAAGCCATAGTACATCTCCAAACGTGTTGGTGCAGTTCGTGTTATATGATCATAATAATTTAATGTTTCCTCACCTTATGTTGTTTGCAATGGAAAATATCCCTCCTCTGAGGGAGCTTAGCATTGACTATGGTGTGGCTGATGAATGGTCAGGGAAACTTGCTATCTGTAACTAA